The Gemmatimonadota bacterium DH-78 region GAGTCGAAGAGGTTGGGCGCAGACCGGCGCCACCTCGATTCTGTGGCCTCGGGGGCGGTTCGGGCAAGGGTCGACTCAGCCGCCGGCAGCTTCGCGCGCGGAGGCCGTGGCCGTTCGGAGGGCCGAGGCGAGGAAGTGCCGCGAGCGGGTGCGCCATGCGGCCAGCGCTCGGTGCGCGGTCGCGAAGTCCACCTCGAGCCGGTCGGCGGTGGCCGGGGCGGAGTCGAGGCCGACGATCCGGTCGGACAGGCCGGTGCGCGCGAAGAGGTCCTCCACACGCGAGAAGCTGGCCCCGTGTCGGAGGTCGTCGTAGCGGCGGAAGGTGAAGAAGGGGGTGCCGAAGAGAATCGAGAAGACGGAGCCGTGGAAGGAGTCGGTCACGACCGCCGCCGCCCCCGAGATGAGGTCGAGGAACTCGCGCGGTCCCACCCCCCACGCCTTGATGGTGTTTCGGCTCCGAGACTGGACGTCCACGCGGTGCTTGGGCAGCACGACGCAGCGGGCTCCCAGGGCGCGCGCCAGGTCGGAGGCCTGCGTCCGGAGGTAGCGGTCTTCACACAGGGCGTACTGGAGCACGTACGGATCGCGCGGACGGGTGCGGGTCGCGCCCGCGGCGAGGCGCTCGTAGTGCGCGCGATCGTGCAGCAGCGTGGGATCGACCACGACCTCCGCCTCCACCCCCGCGATCTCGGCGAGAAGGCGCGCGCCGGTAGCCTCGCGCACGGAGAGGTGCGGGATGCCGCGCACGCCGTCGCGGAGCCACGTGACCGCATCGGCCTCGAGGCGCGATACCCCCACGCTCGGAGCGTAGGCGATGCGCTTCCGCGGCGGCGCGAACTCGAGCATGAAGGCGCGATCGCCGAGGTGGCCCAGGGGGTTCCAGAGCTGATCGCTGCCCACGACGAAGGCATCGTACCGATCGGCGATCGCGTGGAAGTCGTCGAAGCGGCGGAGCAGGGGCTGCGCGATGCGAAGCTCCTCGGCCTCGAAGCTCCGAGCGCGTTGCAGCGCCCTCGACTGGAGGGAGTCGATGTAGCGATCCACGCCGCGCTGAACCAGGGCCGGCCCGACCCGGCCGGGATGCGCCAGGGCGGTGCGCAGTCGGCTCCCGACCGGCAGTGGAGCGACGAACTCCTTCCGGTAGTCCAGCACCCGGCAGTCGTAACCGAGGTCGGCGATCGCCGTCTGCAGCGCATGCAGTTGGAGCTGGGTGCCGTGATTGTAGTACCGCGGAATCGACAGCAGGCCGACCGAGGGGCGTCCGTCGGAGCCCTGCAGGGTGGCGGCCCGGACCGTAGGCTTCATCGTTCTCCTGAGACCGCCGTGGTGGATGGGGGGCGCGACTACCCCGGCGATCGACGCTTGGGTGTACCCGACCGGGTTCCCAGCCCGCCCAGCCCCAGGGTCAGCGCGAAGCCGAAGGCCATCGTGACGAGCGAGATTCCGATCTGGGAGAGTGTCGGTCGATAGCGCTCGAGCCGAAGGGCCATGAGTTCGAGCTCGATCGAGCCGCGATCGCCGAAGGTGGCGAGCAGGCGATCGACCTCGGCCGCCTCAAGGTCCACCCCGGTCTCCAGGCGGATGGCCTCGGGCGATTCGCCCGCCACGAGCGCCTTCACCGCGTCGAGCCGGCTCTCCACGGCCAGATCGGGCCAGGCCGGTCCCTGGAAGGGCCACAGGCCGAGCACCGAACCCACGAGGAGTCCCAGAAGAAGGGCGTGCGAGAGGCGCTCCCAGCGCGCGAGAAACCAGCGCAGCCCGTTGGAGAGCAGGCCGATGCCGAGCACCGCGCCGATGCCGACCGGGATGATGATTCCGAGGGACCCGAGCAGGTCGGCCCTGAGCGCGGCCGGACGCAGGCTGCCGATCACGACATCGTAGAGCCCGAGAATCAGCAGCACGTACGAGCCCGATACGCCGGGCAGGATCATGCTGCTCGCGGCCAGCGCACCCGCGGCCACGAAGACCGGCACGGTGGGAGAGAGGGTGGTGGACTGCAGTCCGAAGGCGATCACCGCCATCACGGCGAATCCGACGAGGGCGCCGAAGAGCACTCGTGCATCGAGCGGGCGCACGATCGCCCAGAGCAGGGGGACTCCGCCCAGCGTCATCCCGATGAAGAGGCTGTAGGCCAGCCAGCGATGCTGCTGCACCAGCCAGACGGCCGGGGTGGCGAGGCCGAGCACCGCGACGGCGAGGCCGGCGGCGAGTACGGCAACGAAGACGATGGAGCGCGGCTCGAAGCGCAGGCGCGCGAGGTCGGCGACCGAGGCGATGAAGCGATCGTAGAGGCCGAGGGCGAGGATCATGGTGCCCCCGCTCACCCCCGGCACGAGGTTGGCCAGACCCATGAGGACGCCGCCCACGAACACCCGCGGGGGGGTGGCTTCGGGCACGGCCTCCGGCAGCTCCGGGTCGGTGCTCACAGCACCTCCGGCGCGTGCACGTCGCCCTCGAGGTCGTCGAGGCGCTGCTGCAGGTAGCCGCGGACGTCCTGCACCGCCTGGTTGTAGATGGGCGGGCCCAGACGCTCGAGAAACCAGTCGACCAGCTCTTCGGCCTGGAAGACGCTCAACTCCTCGTCGAACTCCTGCGCGTGGAAGCCCTGGAGGCGCTGGACGAGGTGGCTGCGGCGGTCGTCGGAGAGTTCGATGCTCATGCGTGCGGGTGGGTGCGGAGGATCCAGATGAAGAAGGCGCCGGGTGGGATCGTCACGACGTGGCGGCCCCCGGCGGCGTGGAGGTCGGGCGCATCCACGCCGCGCGGGTCGAGGCGGTCGAGGGTGGTGATGCGCTGCCAGCGTCCGGCTGGAAGCTCCACCTCCAGCCGGCCCGCGTCGAGACCGTTGTTGGCGGCGACCAGCACCTGTCCGCCCACCCGGTAGCCGAGAAGTCGCTCGTCGGGAGGCAGGAAGAATCGGTAGTGCCCCTCGGGCACGACGGCGGTGCGGAAGACCCGGCCCACCTCGGAGCGCCGAAGCCCGATGAGGCCGCGCCACCAGTCCCGCATGGCGACCGCCGGCGTCCCGGGGGCGAGATCGCTCCAGACGAATCGGTTGGGGGCACGCAGATTGTAGGTGTCGTGCCGGCCGTTGAAGTGGATCGTGCCGAAGGGCCCGTGCACCGCGTGGTGATCGCGGGGGGCGAGCCCTTTCGAGCGGAGCATCTCCGTGCCGCCGTGAATCACGACCGGGCCGGCCGAGGTGAGCAGGAGGCCGGCGGCGCGCCGCAGAGCGGGCAGGTCGACGCCGGCCCGCCCGTCGTGATCCGGGTCGAGGGCGTAGCGGTCGGGGAGCGCCCAGTTGTCGTGGATGTCGAGATAGTTCACCCCCGCCGTGGCCACCGGCTCTTCGGCGTAGCGGTTCTCGAGCGCCTGGACCGCAGCGCCCCGGGCGCCCGCGTTTCCTCCGGCCCAACCCCGGTCGCGCACCTCGAAGGGGCTGCCCTGCAGGGCGTTGCGGCTGTCGTCCTGGAAGAAGGAGATCGGGGCGTTGTGCTTGCCCCAGCCCCACGCCGGATTCGCCGCGACGTCGGGGTCGCTGGGCGGCATCCACGGCTCGCCGTAGAGCAGCACGTCGGCGGGCAGCTCCTCGCGCACCCGGCGCAGCGTCTGCCGGTCGATCTGTGCCGCCAGATCGAATCGGAAGCCGTCGACGCCGAGCTCCTCCACCCAGTGGCGCAGCTGGTCGATCAGCCAGCGCTGCACCATGGGCCGGTCTTCGGTCTTCACTTCGTTGCCGAAGGGGCCGATGTGCTCGTAGTCGTCGTCGGTGCGGTACCAGTAGGCGCGGTCGAGCACGTTGAAGTGGAGGAGCCGGTGGCGCCCGTCCATGTCTTCGCCGGTGTGGTTGGCCACCACGTCGATCACCACCGCCATGCCCCGCTCGTGGAAGGCGGCGACCAGGCGGCGGAAGGCGTCGCGCTCCGCGCCGTGCTCACTGCCGGCCGGGCGGTAGCGGCCCTCGACCGCGAAGGCGTGCGTGGTGCGGTAGCCCCACTGGTAGTTCTCGCGGTCGATCCCCATGCGCCGCGCGAAGTCGTCGTCGCCGAACACCTCGCGCCACTCCTCGTCGGGGTGGTGCAGGTACTCCTGCATCGGCATCAGGTGGACCACGTTGACGCCGAGCTCGACCAGGTGGTCGAAGCCCACCGGTTCGCCCCCGGCGCTCCGGAGTCCCCCTTCGATCATCGCCGGCATGCGACCCGCTTCGTCGCCCACCCCCGGCAGGAGGTCGGTGAAATCCTGCAGGTGCACCTCGTAGGCGACCATGTCTTCCATGCTGGGCCGACCTCCGGCCACGGGCGGAGGCGGCGACCCGTCGCGCCAGACGCGGCTGCGGCCCTCGCCGTCGTCGTTCACGAGCGCCCAGGGGTCGGAGATGTGCACGGGGTGGGTGCCGTGGAAGGCGTTGCCCGGGTCGGGGGGGCCGTGCACGGTGAAATCGTACCAGTGCCGGTGCAGGTCGCCCTCCACCCGCGCCTCCCACACGCCGTCGCGATCGCCCTTCAGTGCGACCACCCGCTCCGGGGAGGGGGCGAGTCGCCCCTCCGG contains the following coding sequences:
- a CDS encoding polysaccharide pyruvyl transferase family protein — protein: MKPTVRAATLQGSDGRPSVGLLSIPRYYNHGTQLQLHALQTAIADLGYDCRVLDYRKEFVAPLPVGSRLRTALAHPGRVGPALVQRGVDRYIDSLQSRALQRARSFEAEELRIAQPLLRRFDDFHAIADRYDAFVVGSDQLWNPLGHLGDRAFMLEFAPPRKRIAYAPSVGVSRLEADAVTWLRDGVRGIPHLSVREATGARLLAEIAGVEAEVVVDPTLLHDRAHYERLAAGATRTRPRDPYVLQYALCEDRYLRTQASDLARALGARCVVLPKHRVDVQSRSRNTIKAWGVGPREFLDLISGAAAVVTDSFHGSVFSILFGTPFFTFRRYDDLRHGASFSRVEDLFARTGLSDRIVGLDSAPATADRLEVDFATAHRALAAWRTRSRHFLASALRTATASAREAAGG
- a CDS encoding DUF368 domain-containing protein gives rise to the protein MSTDPELPEAVPEATPPRVFVGGVLMGLANLVPGVSGGTMILALGLYDRFIASVADLARLRFEPRSIVFVAVLAAGLAVAVLGLATPAVWLVQQHRWLAYSLFIGMTLGGVPLLWAIVRPLDARVLFGALVGFAVMAVIAFGLQSTTLSPTVPVFVAAGALAASSMILPGVSGSYVLLILGLYDVVIGSLRPAALRADLLGSLGIIIPVGIGAVLGIGLLSNGLRWFLARWERLSHALLLGLLVGSVLGLWPFQGPAWPDLAVESRLDAVKALVAGESPEAIRLETGVDLEAAEVDRLLATFGDRGSIELELMALRLERYRPTLSQIGISLVTMAFGFALTLGLGGLGTRSGTPKRRSPG
- a CDS encoding DUF2164 domain-containing protein produces the protein MSIELSDDRRSHLVQRLQGFHAQEFDEELSVFQAEELVDWFLERLGPPIYNQAVQDVRGYLQQRLDDLEGDVHAPEVL
- a CDS encoding alpha-amylase family glycosyl hydrolase, which produces MTAARLRAEILGARMIRARLEGLDPPIDPAAWHLADGAGAPVTLAAVLRIDDGEVRLVPARRLDPWRVHHLELPEHGLRAAVRRDPVFRTLYSPLPLGARVADDGSETIFRLFAPRATGVRLHLYGPEGRLAPSPERVVALKGDRDGVWEARVEGDLHRHWYDFTVHGPPDPGNAFHGTHPVHISDPWALVNDDGEGRSRVWRDGSPPPPVAGGRPSMEDMVAYEVHLQDFTDLLPGVGDEAGRMPAMIEGGLRSAGGEPVGFDHLVELGVNVVHLMPMQEYLHHPDEEWREVFGDDDFARRMGIDRENYQWGYRTTHAFAVEGRYRPAGSEHGAERDAFRRLVAAFHERGMAVVIDVVANHTGEDMDGRHRLLHFNVLDRAYWYRTDDDYEHIGPFGNEVKTEDRPMVQRWLIDQLRHWVEELGVDGFRFDLAAQIDRQTLRRVREELPADVLLYGEPWMPPSDPDVAANPAWGWGKHNAPISFFQDDSRNALQGSPFEVRDRGWAGGNAGARGAAVQALENRYAEEPVATAGVNYLDIHDNWALPDRYALDPDHDGRAGVDLPALRRAAGLLLTSAGPVVIHGGTEMLRSKGLAPRDHHAVHGPFGTIHFNGRHDTYNLRAPNRFVWSDLAPGTPAVAMRDWWRGLIGLRRSEVGRVFRTAVVPEGHYRFFLPPDERLLGYRVGGQVLVAANNGLDAGRLEVELPAGRWQRITTLDRLDPRGVDAPDLHAAGGRHVVTIPPGAFFIWILRTHPHA